In Altererythrobacter aquiaggeris, the genomic stretch GAAGTCTGTCGCACAGCGCCGCGGTAAAAAGGTTGCCGACCTGCTGGGTCGCGGTGGATCCAGCGAAGCGGAAGCTGATGCTGAAGCCGCAGCGGTTACGGAGTAAGATCAATGGCTGACAAGAAAACCATCAAGCTCAAGCAGATCGGTTCACCGATCCGCCGCCCGGCAGCCCAGCGCAAGATGTTGATCGGCCTCGGCCTCAACAAAATGCACAAGGTTGTCGAATTGACCGACACCGCCGAGGTGCGTGGCGCCATCGCCAAGCTGCCCCATATGGTACAGGTCGTCGACTGACTGTAAATCATTGACTTAGGGCGGCCCGGGCTTGTACCGGGCCGTTCCTGTTTTCGGCCCAATCCCGGGTCATTTAGCGCGAACCCTTCGGGGCCTAGTAAGCGAAAGCGAGTGCAAGACCATGAAACTTAATGAAATCCGTGACAATCCAGGTGCCCGCAAGACGCGGACCCGCGTCGGCCGTGGTATCGGATCGGGCAAGGGCAAGACCGCAGGCCGCGGCCAGAAGGGCCAGAAGAGCCGTTCAGGCGTTGCCGTAAAAGGTTTCGAAGGCGGCCAGATGCCGCTCCACATGCGGATCCCGAAGCGCGGCTTCAACAATCCGTTCGGCAAGGATTATGCCGAAGTAAACCTGGGCATGATCCAGAAATTCATCGACGAAAAGAAGCTCGACGGAACGAAAATCGTCGATCACGAAGCACTCAAGGCTGCCGGCCTTGCGCGCGGCGGCAAAGACGGTGTCCGTTTGCTCGGAAAGGGCGAATTGAAGGACAAGGTTAAATTCTCTGTCGCCGGTGCGTCCAAGGGCGCCAAGGCTGCGGTCGAAAAGGCGGGTGGTTCGGTAGAAGTTCTCAAGCCGACCAATCTGGAAGCCAAAGCAGCCAAAGAAGAAGCGAAAAAGACCCGGTTGCTCAAAAAGGCCGATCGCAAAAAGTAAGCCATGATGTCCCGGGCGTTTCGGGGCTGCTGATCAGGCTGTTTGCCTGATGAAAGCGGCCCCGTCCCGTCCCGGACACCTGTTTTTATGGGCGCGGGGTTCGACATTCGGTATAACGCACCTTATGTGACCAGCGAACGCCGGCAATTGCCGGTTCCCATTCGTCTCCAAGGTTAAGGCTCAGACACAAAATGGCATCACGCGCCGACAATATCGCGAGCAACATGAGCCTCGCCAATTTCTCGAAGGCAACCGAACTGCGCAAGCGGATCATGTTCACCATCGGTGCGCTGATTGTTTTCCGCTTTCTGAGCTTCATTCCGCTGCCGGGGGTCAATCCCAAAGCACTCGCCAGCCTGGCCGATCTTGGCCGCGGCGGTATTCTGGATCTCTTCAACACATTTTCGGGCGGCAGCCTTGAGCGGATGAGCCTCATCGCGCTCGGCGTTATGCCCTATATTACTGCTTCGATTGTGGTGCAGATGGCTTCGGCGCTTCACCCCACGCTGGCGGCAATCAAGAAAGAAGGCGCATCGGGGCGCCAGAAGCTTAATCAGTACACCCGGTACGGGACGGTATTTCTTTGCGCGATTCAGGGTTGGTTCCTGGCATCGGGGCTGGAAAGTTTCGCGGCGCAAAGCGGGCTGCAAGCTGTTGTTGATCCGGGATATGCTTTCCGCATTGGCGCGGTAATCAGTCTTGTCGGCGGCACGATGTTCCTGTTGTGGCTGGGCGAACAGATTACATCGCGCGGCATCGGTAACGGCGTATCGCTGATCATCATGGCGGGGATTGTCGCGCAGTTCCCGACCTTTACAGCCAACCTGTTCGAAGGTGGCCGTACAGGCTCGATCTCCCCCGGTATCATCATCGGTCTTGTGTTGATGGTCATCGTGCTGATCGTGTTGATCTGCTTTATGGAACGCGCGCAGCGACGGCTGCTTATCCAATATCCCAAGCGGGCTACGCAGCGCGGACAAATGCAGGCTGACCGCTCGCATCTGCCGCTCAAGCTGAACACAGCCGGTGTTATTCCGCCGATTTTTGCCAGCTCACTGTTGCTGCTGCCGCTTACGATTACCCAGTTTGCCGGAAATTCGGTGAGCACCGAAAGTACCGCCGGCAGCATCATTGTGACGCTCAACCAATATCTGGCGCACGGGCAGCCGCTTTATATGTTGCTTTATGCAATCGGGATCATCTTCTTCTGCTTTTTCTACACCGCGGTTGTCTTCAACCCCGAGGAAACAGCTGACAATCTCAAGAAGAATGGCGGCTTTATCCCGGGTATCCGTCCGGGGAAGAATACGGCAGCCTATTTGGATTATGTGTTGACCCGTATCACCGTGGTCGGCGCAATTTACCTGACGCTGGTCTGCGTTCTGCCCGAGTACATGATTGCCCAGACAGGCGTACCGTTGTTTCTCGGCGGTACGAGCCTGCTGATTGTGGTCAATGTGACTGTGGATACCATCAGTCAGGTGCAGTCACATTTGCTGGCGCATCAGTATGGTGACCTTATCAAGAAGGCTAAACTCAAAGGCCGTATGCGCTAGG encodes the following:
- the rpmD gene encoding 50S ribosomal protein L30: MADKKTIKLKQIGSPIRRPAAQRKMLIGLGLNKMHKVVELTDTAEVRGAIAKLPHMVQVVD
- the rplO gene encoding 50S ribosomal protein L15, encoding MKLNEIRDNPGARKTRTRVGRGIGSGKGKTAGRGQKGQKSRSGVAVKGFEGGQMPLHMRIPKRGFNNPFGKDYAEVNLGMIQKFIDEKKLDGTKIVDHEALKAAGLARGGKDGVRLLGKGELKDKVKFSVAGASKGAKAAVEKAGGSVEVLKPTNLEAKAAKEEAKKTRLLKKADRKK
- the secY gene encoding preprotein translocase subunit SecY is translated as MASRADNIASNMSLANFSKATELRKRIMFTIGALIVFRFLSFIPLPGVNPKALASLADLGRGGILDLFNTFSGGSLERMSLIALGVMPYITASIVVQMASALHPTLAAIKKEGASGRQKLNQYTRYGTVFLCAIQGWFLASGLESFAAQSGLQAVVDPGYAFRIGAVISLVGGTMFLLWLGEQITSRGIGNGVSLIIMAGIVAQFPTFTANLFEGGRTGSISPGIIIGLVLMVIVLIVLICFMERAQRRLLIQYPKRATQRGQMQADRSHLPLKLNTAGVIPPIFASSLLLLPLTITQFAGNSVSTESTAGSIIVTLNQYLAHGQPLYMLLYAIGIIFFCFFYTAVVFNPEETADNLKKNGGFIPGIRPGKNTAAYLDYVLTRITVVGAIYLTLVCVLPEYMIAQTGVPLFLGGTSLLIVVNVTVDTISQVQSHLLAHQYGDLIKKAKLKGRMR